In Candidatus Sulfurimonas marisnigri, a single genomic region encodes these proteins:
- the mnmH gene encoding tRNA 2-selenouridine(34) synthase MnmH produces the protein MSDMYLCSDFKSIVLNNTPLIDVRAPVEFEKGAFNNATNLLLMNDEERHLVGIHYKEKGNTKAIKLGHELVSGTKKETRIKSWLDFIDANPNAILYCFRGGQRSKISQEWIYEAGYNITRFKGGYKAFRNYLLTQLEESPKHFNPIVLGGRTGSGKTILLKKIENSIDLECLANHRGSSFGRKLTPQPSQINFENNLAYDIIKKLDTGFKYLVFEDEGKNIGSTYMPKSLANYLLTAALVILETPINERIDTTFNEYVTEAQKMYKDGGFIDALAEWRDDILSAMSRIKRRIGGERYIHVTTIFENAYNEQIRSGALDAYKEWVEYLLVEYYDPMYDYQILNRSENVKFRGSSEEVLAYLALF, from the coding sequence ATGTCAGATATGTATCTATGTAGTGATTTTAAGTCAATAGTATTAAACAATACACCATTGATTGATGTTCGTGCTCCAGTAGAGTTTGAAAAAGGTGCATTTAATAATGCTACAAACCTTCTACTTATGAATGATGAAGAGAGACATCTTGTCGGCATTCACTACAAAGAAAAGGGAAATACTAAGGCAATAAAACTTGGTCATGAATTGGTTTCAGGGACAAAAAAAGAGACTAGAATTAAGTCATGGTTGGATTTTATAGATGCAAACCCAAACGCTATTCTTTATTGCTTTAGAGGGGGGCAGCGTTCTAAAATATCTCAAGAATGGATTTATGAAGCAGGATATAATATTACACGATTTAAAGGTGGTTATAAAGCATTTAGAAACTACTTATTGACACAACTTGAAGAGTCACCTAAACACTTTAATCCAATTGTCCTCGGAGGGCGTACCGGCTCTGGAAAAACTATACTGCTCAAAAAAATAGAAAATTCCATTGACCTTGAGTGCTTGGCAAATCATAGAGGGTCATCATTTGGCAGAAAACTAACGCCTCAGCCAAGTCAAATTAATTTTGAAAATAATCTAGCCTATGATATTATAAAAAAACTAGACACTGGATTTAAGTATCTGGTATTTGAGGATGAAGGGAAAAACATAGGAAGTACATATATGCCAAAGAGCTTGGCAAACTATCTTTTAACAGCTGCTCTTGTTATTCTCGAGACGCCAATTAATGAGAGAATAGACACTACATTTAATGAATATGTAACAGAGGCGCAAAAAATGTATAAAGATGGAGGATTTATTGATGCACTAGCAGAGTGGAGAGATGATATCCTCAGTGCAATGAGTAGAATAAAGAGAAGAATTGGTGGTGAGAGATATATACATGTAACAACTATTTTTGAAAATGCATATAATGAACAGATTAGAAGCGGGGCACTTGATGCTTATAAAGAGTGGGTTGAATATCTTTTAGTTGAATACTATGACCCCATGTATGACTATCAGATACTAAATCGCTCAGAAAATGTGAAGTTTAGAGGTTCCAGTGAAGAGGTACTTGCATACTTGGCACTCTTTTAG
- the selD gene encoding selenide, water dikinase SelD, which translates to MMEQVRLTEYSHGAGCGCKISPMLLDEMLQSKRANIQYPQLLVGNEDKDDAAAFDLGNGTSVLSTTDFFMPIVDDAFTFGRIAATNALSDIYAMGGRPLMAISIFGWPVDKLSANVAREVIDGGRSVCEDAGIPLAGGHSIDSPEPIFGLAVTGIVENKNLMRNTTAEEDCLIFLTKALGIGILTTAQKQKKIEPGHLEPAIEAMTTLNKIGAELSLLEGVVTMTDVTGFGLLGHLGEICTGSKIGATIWFDKVPLLPNVEKYRELGCIPGGSRKNFMSYGSKISEMTQLQREILCDAQTSGGLLVIVKKNLKERFLEITKKSGLELEAIGETTKKGKHLIEVI; encoded by the coding sequence ATAATGGAACAAGTAAGACTTACAGAGTATAGTCATGGAGCAGGGTGTGGATGTAAGATTTCACCAATGCTTTTAGATGAGATGTTACAAAGTAAACGAGCAAATATCCAATATCCTCAACTTCTTGTAGGAAATGAGGATAAAGATGATGCAGCAGCATTTGACCTAGGAAACGGTACGTCAGTTCTCTCTACAACAGATTTTTTCATGCCAATTGTGGATGATGCTTTTACGTTTGGTCGTATTGCAGCCACAAATGCACTGAGTGATATTTATGCAATGGGTGGACGTCCTCTGATGGCAATATCTATCTTTGGATGGCCTGTAGACAAACTCTCTGCAAATGTAGCCAGAGAAGTTATTGATGGTGGACGCTCTGTATGTGAAGATGCAGGTATCCCCCTTGCTGGTGGTCATTCAATAGACTCTCCTGAGCCAATTTTTGGACTTGCTGTGACAGGGATAGTAGAAAATAAAAATCTTATGCGCAACACAACTGCGGAGGAAGATTGTCTTATTTTTCTTACAAAAGCTTTGGGCATAGGTATTTTAACGACTGCACAAAAGCAAAAGAAAATAGAACCTGGCCACTTGGAACCTGCGATAGAAGCAATGACTACACTCAACAAAATTGGTGCAGAACTATCACTTCTTGAGGGTGTTGTTACAATGACAGATGTCACAGGTTTTGGGCTACTAGGGCATTTGGGTGAAATATGTACAGGGAGCAAAATTGGGGCAACTATATGGTTTGATAAAGTTCCATTGTTACCAAATGTAGAAAAATACAGAGAACTTGGCTGCATACCTGGCGGATCTAGAAAAAACTTTATGAGTTATGGAAGTAAAATAAGCGAGATGACACAGCTTCAACGAGAAATATTGTGTGATGCTCAAACCTCCGGAGGTCTACTGGTCATAGTTAAAAAAAATCTAAAAGAGAGATTCTTAGAAATAACAAAAAAGTCTGGTCTTGAGCTTGAAGCTATTGGTGAAACCACTAAAAAAGGTAAACACCTGATTGAGGTTATTTAA
- a CDS encoding magnesium transporter CorA family protein encodes MKKIEELIDTLHLEDLRNELHPSFFDENDGYDMLIVRLPIIKEDLEVKSIGFITTQDKSYIYNKGKKIFEDIGDKFEGPYKIIDKTLDDFLKSFTGYQDKVVDMEELLYEDKITDDFMKNWLDLKRDILRIERVLLRASLTMNEVIKFNNKDENFPINSYIDLHEHMDRTMRSAELQLSKLDYIYNFYTARINEKMNKMIYILTLISAVFLPLNLLVGFFGMNTSGLPFADGKGGTLSAVLLMLSLLAITSGVLYFYKGRAGR; translated from the coding sequence ATGAAAAAAATAGAAGAATTAATTGACACCCTTCACCTGGAAGATTTACGAAACGAATTGCATCCATCTTTTTTTGATGAAAATGATGGTTATGATATGCTTATTGTTAGACTTCCAATTATAAAAGAAGATTTGGAAGTAAAATCAATAGGGTTTATAACTACACAAGATAAAAGTTATATATACAACAAAGGTAAAAAGATTTTTGAAGATATTGGCGATAAATTTGAAGGTCCATATAAAATTATAGACAAAACATTGGATGATTTTTTAAAATCTTTTACTGGCTATCAAGATAAAGTAGTAGATATGGAAGAACTTTTATATGAGGATAAAATAACAGATGATTTTATGAAAAATTGGCTCGACCTTAAGCGTGACATACTTAGAATAGAGAGGGTTTTACTCCGTGCCTCACTAACTATGAATGAGGTAATTAAATTTAACAATAAAGATGAAAACTTTCCTATAAATAGCTATATTGATTTACATGAGCATATGGACAGAACAATGCGTTCTGCAGAGCTTCAGTTATCAAAATTGGATTATATATATAATTTTTACACTGCTCGAATAAATGAAAAGATGAATAAGATGATTTATATACTTACTCTTATATCAGCTGTATTTCTTCCCCTGAATCTTCTGGTTGGTTTTTTTGGTATGAATACAAGCGGTCTTCCTTTTGCAGATGGTAAGGGTGGAACTTTGAGTGCCGTTTTACTTATGCTTTCTCTTCTTGCTATTACATCAGGAGTACTCTATTTTTACAAAGGCAGAGCAGGTAGGTAA
- a CDS encoding mechanosensitive ion channel family protein: MKLFLFMLLSIYVLCAATIDTKLYENVESEIYYKEIQKQIEADEKSKLKPIEISGEEKLHLSRVRSASSQKIQIDLYDLNPLSKKPISFKSYYYAINAVASMHVKQNLNRNMLREVNAKSIYSKQAIENIIEDEKPKLLSYQLQYAYYKLQEKNIEVKLKLLDAHVEEIRSTLFNTFSLLECDLDADIDVKMKLTDKEIEKISLQKIALEIDLEKALIEDSAKIERIKNKIQSIDTQYQEQLNKKIMLQIEQSLCMLKNKKSKVFFKLIDGIEINIKEVSTEFLPVYIEELKVLREIAKEVLGSTKLFFSSTLYESREMLSQIKGYFTSPIFVFNEQPISLLSLIKAIALITFGFLIGMFYKRWIARISRKWPDMSQMSIRLASNIGYYLIITISFIIAIGSLGIDMTSISLIAGALSIGIGFGLQTVVSNLIAGIILMFERTIRIGDTIEISDALRGRVTDMRIRSTTIKTFDNIDIVIPNSSFIQNNVINWTLDDISRRVHVPFGVAYGTDVDSVKKVILDELDQSALKYIKNDMNKKPEVWMMAMNSSSVDFELLVWVDWDNKFRPNSLKSDFLILIYNTLNKHGIQIPFPQLDLHVKHMPSDM; this comes from the coding sequence ATGAAATTATTTTTATTTATGTTGCTTAGTATTTATGTTTTGTGTGCTGCAACAATAGATACAAAACTCTATGAAAACGTAGAGAGTGAGATATATTATAAAGAGATACAAAAGCAGATTGAAGCTGATGAAAAGAGTAAATTAAAACCAATAGAGATATCTGGAGAGGAAAAACTGCATTTATCAAGGGTGCGAAGTGCATCATCACAAAAAATTCAAATTGATTTATACGATTTAAACCCTTTATCAAAAAAACCAATAAGTTTTAAGAGTTATTATTATGCTATCAATGCTGTTGCTTCAATGCATGTTAAACAAAATTTAAACCGTAATATGCTCCGTGAAGTTAATGCAAAATCAATCTATTCAAAACAAGCAATAGAGAACATTATTGAAGATGAAAAACCGAAGCTTCTCTCGTACCAGTTGCAATATGCATATTATAAACTTCAGGAAAAAAATATTGAAGTAAAACTGAAGCTACTTGATGCTCATGTGGAAGAAATAAGATCAACCCTTTTTAATACTTTTTCCTTACTAGAATGTGATTTAGATGCAGATATTGATGTGAAAATGAAGCTAACCGACAAAGAGATTGAAAAAATATCTTTACAAAAAATTGCTTTAGAAATTGATTTGGAAAAAGCACTGATTGAGGACAGTGCCAAAATTGAACGTATTAAAAACAAAATTCAATCTATTGATACACAATACCAAGAACAGCTAAATAAAAAGATTATGTTACAGATTGAACAATCTCTTTGCATGCTAAAGAATAAAAAAAGCAAAGTTTTTTTTAAGTTAATTGACGGAATTGAAATTAATATAAAAGAGGTTTCAACAGAATTTCTTCCAGTTTATATAGAAGAACTTAAAGTACTTAGAGAGATTGCCAAAGAAGTTCTAGGTTCTACAAAACTTTTTTTTAGTTCAACACTTTATGAGAGCAGGGAGATGTTGTCGCAGATAAAAGGTTACTTTACATCTCCAATATTTGTATTTAATGAGCAGCCTATAAGTTTACTAAGTCTGATAAAAGCTATTGCGCTTATTACTTTTGGTTTTTTAATAGGGATGTTTTATAAAAGATGGATAGCTCGTATTTCACGTAAATGGCCAGATATGAGTCAAATGTCAATAAGGTTAGCTTCAAATATAGGATATTATCTGATTATTACTATTTCGTTTATTATTGCGATAGGGAGTCTGGGTATAGACATGACATCTATCTCCTTAATTGCTGGGGCTTTATCAATAGGTATCGGTTTTGGTCTTCAAACTGTTGTCTCAAATCTGATTGCTGGAATAATACTGATGTTTGAACGTACTATTCGCATAGGGGATACAATTGAGATAAGTGATGCACTGCGTGGAAGAGTGACGGATATGCGTATACGCTCCACTACTATAAAAACATTTGACAATATAGATATAGTTATTCCAAACTCATCATTTATTCAAAACAACGTTATAAACTGGACTTTAGATGATATTTCACGAAGAGTGCATGTTCCTTTTGGGGTGGCATATGGTACAGATGTGGACAGTGTTAAAAAAGTTATATTGGATGAACTAGATCAAAGTGCTTTAAAGTATATTAAAAATGATATGAACAAAAAGCCTGAAGTATGGATGATGGCAATGAATAGTAGTAGTGTTGATTTTGAACTTTTAGTTTGGGTTGATTGGGATAATAAGTTCCGTCCAAATTCATTAAAATCAGATTTTCTTATTTTAATCTACAATACGCTTAACAAACACGGTATACAGATTCCATTTCCTCAGTTAGACCTACATGTAAAACATATGCCATCTGATATGTAA
- a CDS encoding HIT family protein yields the protein MEDILYAPWREEYISNKKIEGCIFCHISSHSQDDEELHVLYRDEHCFLVMNKYPYTPGHFMIIPHAHTDKLEELDSEVWLHMSALAQKGVRLLKDGYGAQGVNIGMNLGIAGGAGIAEHIHMHLVPRWSRDTNFITSIADTRVYSSDFEKIYRRIKKLLPKYI from the coding sequence GTGGAAGATATTCTATATGCGCCTTGGCGAGAAGAGTATATTAGTAATAAAAAAATAGAGGGTTGTATATTTTGTCATATTAGTTCACACTCACAAGATGACGAAGAGCTACATGTACTATATAGAGATGAACACTGTTTCCTTGTTATGAATAAATATCCGTATACACCAGGGCATTTTATGATTATCCCACATGCACATACAGATAAACTTGAAGAGTTAGATAGCGAAGTGTGGTTGCATATGAGTGCTTTGGCTCAAAAAGGAGTTAGACTTTTAAAAGATGGGTATGGTGCACAAGGTGTAAATATTGGTATGAATCTAGGTATTGCTGGTGGGGCAGGGATTGCTGAACATATTCATATGCATCTTGTTCCTAGATGGTCACGTGATACTAACTTTATAACTTCAATAGCAGATACCAGAGTCTATTCAAGTGATTTTGAAAAAATATATAGAAGAATTAAAAAATTATTACCAAAATATATTTAG
- a CDS encoding TRAP transporter large permease: protein MIALFMFVVVLALLMVGIPVAFVFGTVAIAFAFLIPELGFDVFSVLPFRIYGIMSNTTLMAVPMFITMGLVLEKSKMAEKLLVSMSSLFRDVRGGLAVSVVLVGAMLAASTGIVSASVVMMSVIALPLMIKAGYDKGLASGTVAASGTLGQIIPPSIILIILGDVMSVSVGDLFVAAVLPGLLLVGLYISYILIRSYFSPEIAPIPKNIKSVSVKEAIVSIVPPLLLMVSVLGSIFAGVASPTESAAFGVIGALVLSGLNRSLNFEMLKYASLESVKLTGMIFMILIGATAFSLVFNELGGSDLILEFFSQDIGDVWVFIAVAMISIFILGFFIDFIEISFIIVPILVPVMEAFGIDPIWFAVLIALNLQASFLTPPFGLSLFFLKGAAGDTIKTIDIYKGIVPFILLQLLGLGLVILFPDLVFAFI, encoded by the coding sequence ATGATAGCACTATTTATGTTTGTAGTGGTTTTAGCACTTCTTATGGTTGGAATTCCAGTTGCCTTTGTTTTTGGAACTGTAGCAATAGCTTTCGCATTTCTTATCCCTGAACTTGGTTTTGATGTTTTTTCAGTTTTACCTTTTAGAATATATGGAATTATGTCAAACACAACTCTTATGGCAGTACCTATGTTTATTACAATGGGGTTAGTGTTAGAAAAGTCTAAAATGGCAGAGAAGCTTTTGGTCTCTATGAGCTCTCTTTTTCGTGATGTAAGGGGAGGATTGGCTGTTAGTGTTGTTTTAGTTGGTGCAATGCTAGCTGCATCAACTGGTATAGTCTCAGCTTCTGTTGTTATGATGAGTGTAATTGCTCTTCCTCTTATGATAAAAGCAGGTTATGACAAAGGTTTGGCTTCTGGAACTGTTGCGGCTTCAGGAACTCTAGGGCAGATTATACCGCCATCTATCATCTTAATCATTTTGGGTGATGTTATGAGTGTTAGTGTTGGTGACCTTTTTGTAGCAGCCGTACTTCCTGGGCTGCTACTTGTTGGTTTATATATATCTTATATTTTAATTCGCTCTTACTTTTCCCCAGAGATTGCACCAATACCTAAAAATATTAAAAGTGTTAGTGTCAAAGAGGCTATAGTCTCTATCGTTCCACCACTTCTTTTAATGGTCTCTGTTTTAGGAAGTATATTCGCAGGAGTTGCTTCACCTACAGAGTCGGCAGCATTTGGTGTTATCGGTGCGCTTGTGCTTAGTGGGTTGAACAGGTCATTAAACTTTGAGATGTTAAAGTATGCTTCATTAGAGAGTGTTAAACTAACAGGTATGATTTTTATGATTCTCATAGGAGCTACTGCATTTTCTCTTGTATTCAATGAACTTGGAGGTTCAGACCTTATACTTGAGTTTTTTAGCCAAGATATAGGTGATGTATGGGTTTTTATAGCCGTTGCAATGATTAGTATATTTATACTCGGCTTCTTTATAGATTTTATAGAAATTTCTTTTATAATTGTACCTATCTTAGTTCCAGTAATGGAGGCTTTTGGTATAGACCCTATTTGGTTTGCAGTTTTAATTGCTCTAAACCTACAAGCCTCATTTTTAACACCTCCTTTTGGACTCTCTTTATTCTTCTTAAAGGGAGCTGCGGGAGATACAATTAAAACAATAGATATATATAAAGGGATAGTACCATTTATACTTTTACAACTTTTGGGGTTAGGATTAGTTATACTATTTCCAGATTTAGTATTTGCCTTCATTTGA
- a CDS encoding TRAP transporter small permease subunit, translated as MIDKGIKYLGYLTAFILGLLVLLVVYDATVRYLFSGGSIALQELEWHFFDLVILFGIAYTLREDAHVRVDIFYASFSDKTKALINTISSLFFILPFSILIIYIGLDFVSQSFIQDECSSNPGGLDYRFLVKSLMPLSFIFLALQAMVDAKTNFYMWKSL; from the coding sequence ATGATAGATAAAGGTATAAAGTATTTAGGATATTTAACAGCTTTTATCTTGGGCTTACTGGTTTTGCTTGTTGTTTATGATGCAACTGTTAGATACTTGTTTTCAGGAGGCTCCATTGCCCTTCAAGAGCTAGAGTGGCACTTTTTTGATCTCGTTATTCTTTTTGGTATTGCTTATACTTTAAGAGAAGATGCACATGTAAGAGTAGATATATTTTACGCCTCTTTTAGTGACAAAACAAAAGCACTTATAAACACTATCTCTTCACTCTTTTTTATCTTGCCTTTCTCAATTTTGATTATCTATATCGGTCTAGATTTTGTTTCCCAAAGTTTCATTCAAGATGAGTGTTCATCAAATCCAGGCGGTTTAGATTACCGTTTTTTAGTCAAATCACTTATGCCGTTATCATTTATATTTTTGGCTCTTCAAGCTATGGTTGATGCAAAAACTAACTTCTACATGTGGAAATCATTATGA
- a CDS encoding Mur ligase family protein, with amino-acid sequence MENLEILSAFVTNVLLVTVLGWYLITNLQWYDYKLSRVILKHHKPQWHIIYFFIPFIAYYTTGKFFIIFFLFAVLPAMFVWHKSLDKKLVLTWRVKRFLILIISLVLFQDVLCTLKSACQTYGVFMPLAVAYVGSIIIEKFLFAAFEKEAKKKLKSMKNLKIVCITGSYGKTSIKNFVSEILARKYRVYATPRSVNTLGGIIKDVNESLPDDTEIYVCEAGARESGDIYNITTFLEPQTVVVGKVGLAHIEYFKTLKNIIATKLEIMKSPRLETAFIHTSVTDEPHDRVTFFGDEIKNMQATLEGTDFDLECEGEILSLHTDILGSFQSMNIAVAVKIAKSFGMSSDEIKKAVSKLKPVEHRLQKILAGGKIILDDGYNGNIDGMLEGIRLCSLHNGRKVIVTPGLVESSNELNLKLIEAINDVFDIVIVTGALNAELFDKNLTVKNKTVLHDKSKIQDVLAHQTKAGDIILFANDAPNFI; translated from the coding sequence ATGGAAAATTTAGAAATATTATCGGCTTTTGTAACAAATGTACTTTTGGTAACTGTTTTAGGATGGTACCTAATTACAAATCTGCAGTGGTATGATTACAAACTCTCTCGTGTAATTTTAAAACATCATAAGCCACAGTGGCATATTATTTACTTCTTTATACCCTTTATTGCCTATTATACAACAGGAAAGTTTTTTATAATTTTCTTTTTATTCGCAGTTTTACCAGCTATGTTTGTTTGGCATAAAAGTTTAGATAAAAAACTTGTTTTGACATGGAGAGTAAAACGGTTTTTAATTCTTATAATCTCATTAGTCCTTTTCCAGGATGTTCTTTGTACTCTGAAGTCTGCATGTCAAACGTATGGTGTATTTATGCCCTTGGCTGTTGCTTATGTAGGGAGTATCATTATAGAGAAGTTTCTTTTTGCCGCATTTGAAAAAGAGGCGAAGAAAAAACTCAAAAGTATGAAAAACTTAAAAATAGTTTGTATAACAGGAAGTTACGGAAAAACAAGCATAAAAAATTTTGTTAGTGAAATTTTGGCTAGGAAATACAGAGTATATGCAACTCCAAGAAGTGTAAATACACTTGGCGGGATTATTAAAGATGTAAATGAATCTTTGCCCGATGATACAGAGATTTATGTTTGTGAAGCTGGAGCAAGAGAGAGTGGCGATATATATAATATTACAACATTTTTAGAGCCTCAAACGGTTGTAGTAGGAAAAGTTGGACTGGCACATATAGAGTACTTCAAAACTCTTAAAAATATAATTGCAACTAAATTGGAGATTATGAAATCCCCTAGACTTGAAACTGCTTTTATTCACACTTCAGTTACTGATGAACCACATGATAGAGTCACTTTTTTTGGTGATGAGATTAAAAATATGCAAGCCACTCTAGAGGGAACTGATTTTGACTTAGAGTGCGAAGGTGAAATCTTATCTCTTCATACAGACATACTAGGCTCATTTCAGTCTATGAACATTGCGGTTGCAGTAAAAATCGCAAAATCATTTGGTATGAGCAGTGATGAGATAAAAAAAGCTGTTTCAAAACTAAAACCGGTAGAGCATAGACTTCAAAAGATCCTTGCAGGTGGCAAAATAATTTTAGATGATGGCTATAATGGTAACATAGATGGAATGCTTGAGGGTATAAGACTTTGCTCACTGCATAATGGCAGGAAGGTGATAGTAACTCCAGGACTTGTTGAGAGTAGTAATGAGCTGAATCTTAAACTAATAGAAGCCATCAATGATGTTTTTGATATTGTTATTGTGACAGGTGCACTCAATGCAGAGCTATTTGATAAAAATTTAACAGTTAAAAATAAAACAGTGCTACATGATAAGTCCAAAATTCAAGATGTTTTAGCCCATCAGACAAAAGCTGGAGATATAATCCTTTTTGCAAATGATGCACCAAATTTTATATAA
- a CDS encoding alpha/beta fold hydrolase, which yields MAIKSIQFNQHTLDVSYEILNPKAKIDLIILHGWGSNKGLMKNSFAPYMDGFRHIYIDLPGFGNSTCNLTLRTKDYARVVELLMIHLNASKDIIAGHSFGGKVALLLEPKVLVLLSSAGIYVKKSFKVSAKIALFKVLKIFGLAKLRNLFVADDAKSLSEPMYQTFKNVVNEDFSYEFSKFGGKALLCWGKEDTATPLSSAQKIDKLIPDSHLVVYEGGHFFFMDHAKDISEHIKNTFLKTLGNK from the coding sequence ATGGCTATTAAGTCTATCCAGTTTAATCAACATACTTTGGATGTAAGTTATGAAATATTAAACCCTAAAGCAAAAATAGATTTAATAATTTTGCATGGTTGGGGCAGTAATAAGGGTTTAATGAAAAACTCATTTGCACCTTATATGGATGGATTTCGTCATATTTATATAGATTTACCTGGTTTTGGTAATTCTACATGTAACTTAACTCTTAGAACAAAAGATTATGCAAGAGTAGTTGAACTTTTAATGATTCACTTAAATGCTTCTAAAGATATAATTGCAGGACACTCTTTTGGTGGTAAGGTTGCACTCTTGCTTGAGCCAAAAGTACTTGTTTTACTCTCTAGTGCCGGTATCTATGTGAAAAAATCATTTAAAGTAAGTGCTAAAATTGCTCTGTTTAAAGTGCTTAAAATATTTGGTTTAGCTAAGCTTAGAAATCTATTTGTGGCAGATGATGCAAAATCTTTAAGTGAGCCAATGTACCAAACTTTTAAAAATGTAGTAAATGAAGATTTTTCATATGAGTTTTCTAAGTTTGGGGGTAAAGCACTTCTTTGTTGGGGTAAAGAAGATACAGCCACACCGCTAAGCAGTGCTCAAAAGATAGATAAACTTATACCTGACTCACACCTAGTAGTCTACGAAGGTGGACATTTCTTTTTTATGGATCATGCGAAAGATATTTCTGAACATATAAAAAATACATTTTTAAAAACTCTAGGGAATAAATAA
- a CDS encoding D-alanine--D-alanine ligase, whose translation MKLTILFGGASFEHEISIVSAITLKGKLSGFDLSFIFCDQDHTFYLIELAKMKATTFSKGEYKKMHKLSISKGGFTEKSMFSSKEHTGVFLNLIHGADGEDGSIAALFDFYAIKYIGPRIDASVFSYDKRYTKWLCNARGIKSLKHEELSSIEHDNIKIPYPVIIKPARLGSSIGVSIVKEEGELDYGLDSAFEFDSSVIVEPFLEGVKEYNLAGFMANGEIHFSIVEEPHKEEFLDFEKKYMDFSRSERALKADISDELESKLKKNFVKVYKNLFEGALIRCDFFVVDGEVYLNEINPIPGSMANYLFEDFKVSIELLANSLPHTKRAKVNYDYIHSISKAKGK comes from the coding sequence TTGAAATTAACTATTTTATTCGGTGGAGCCAGTTTCGAACATGAAATTAGTATAGTAAGTGCAATAACACTTAAGGGGAAACTTTCTGGATTTGATTTAAGTTTTATTTTTTGTGATCAAGATCATACATTTTATTTAATAGAACTAGCAAAAATGAAAGCAACCACTTTTAGTAAAGGTGAATATAAAAAAATGCACAAGCTGTCTATCTCAAAAGGTGGCTTCACTGAAAAAAGTATGTTTAGTTCTAAAGAGCATACTGGTGTATTTTTAAATCTAATTCATGGAGCAGACGGCGAAGATGGTTCAATTGCTGCTCTGTTTGATTTTTATGCAATTAAATATATCGGACCAAGAATAGATGCAAGTGTCTTTTCGTATGATAAAAGATATACAAAATGGTTGTGTAATGCAAGAGGAATAAAAAGTCTAAAACATGAAGAGTTAAGCTCAATAGAACACGATAATATTAAAATCCCATATCCTGTTATTATAAAGCCCGCCCGCCTTGGAAGTTCTATTGGGGTAAGTATTGTAAAAGAAGAGGGTGAACTTGACTACGGCTTAGATAGCGCATTTGAATTTGACAGTAGTGTAATAGTTGAGCCTTTCTTAGAAGGTGTAAAAGAGTATAACCTAGCTGGATTTATGGCAAATGGAGAAATTCATTTTTCTATAGTTGAAGAGCCTCATAAAGAGGAGTTTTTAGACTTTGAAAAAAAATATATGGACTTTTCTAGAAGTGAGAGAGCTTTAAAAGCAGATATAAGTGATGAGTTAGAATCAAAATTAAAGAAAAATTTTGTAAAAGTTTATAAAAATCTTTTTGAGGGCGCACTTATTAGATGTGACTTTTTTGTTGTAGATGGTGAAGTTTACTTAAATGAGATAAATCCAATTCCTGGTTCTATGGCAAATTATCTTTTTGAAGATTTTAAAGTCTCAATTGAGCTTTTAGCAAACTCTCTGCCACATACAAAAAGGGCAAAGGTAAATTACGACTACATTCACTCAATTTCAAAAGCAAAAGGTAAATAA